Proteins encoded within one genomic window of Naumovozyma dairenensis CBS 421 chromosome 6, complete genome:
- the ABD1 gene encoding mRNA (guanine-N7)-methyltransferase (similar to Saccharomyces cerevisiae ABD1 (YBR236C); ancestral locus Anc_6.147): MASKPEKPIWMSQEDYDKQYGHFDDKADQPEPTKPTDGNGSARLDETNSSTDDPSEKSTHGIQKRKHQRFDQEERNKKLRVQKLREEQLKQHDIEMTANRTINVDQIVREHYNERTVIANKSKRYLSPIIKLRNFNNAIKYMLIDKYTKRGDVVVELGCGKGGDLRKYGNAGISQFIGIDISNASIQEAHRRYRAMRNLAFQVILITGDCFGESLGPAVEPFPECRFPCDVVSTQFCLHYAFETEEKARRTLINISKSLKVGGYFFGTIPDSEFIRYKLNKISKDVEKPSWGNSIYKVTFENNEYQKNDNEFPSPYGQMYTYWLEDAIDNVPEYVVPFETLRSLADEYGMELELQMPFNKFFVQEIPNWIDKFSPKMREGLQRSDGRFGVEGDEKEAASYFYTMFAFRKVKDYVEPEL; encoded by the coding sequence ATGGCATCGAAACCTGAGAAACCTATTTGGATGTCCCAAGAGGACTACGATAAGCAATATGGCCATTTCGACGATAAAGCTGATCAACCAGAACCAACAAAACCAACAGATGGAAATGGTAGTGCAAGATTAGATGAAACGAATAGTTCGACAGATGACCCCTCTGAAAAATCAACACATGGtattcaaaaaagaaagcaTCAACGGTTCGATCAAGAAGagagaaataaaaaattaaggGTTCAGAAGTTACGAGAGGAACAACTCAAGCAACatgatattgaaatgaCTGCGAATAGAACTATAAATGTTGATCAAATTGTGAGAGAACATTATAACGAAAGAACTGTTATCGCGAACAAGTCAAAAAGATACCTTTCTCCAATTATCAAGTTACgtaatttcaataatgcTATAAAGTATATGCTCATTGACAAGTACACAAAACGTGgtgatgttgttgttgaattagGTTGTGGTAAAGGTGGTGATTTGAGGAAGTACGGGAATGCAGGAATATCTCAATTTATTGGGATAGATATCTCCAATGCATCCATTCAAGAAGCCCATAGAAGATACAGGGCAATGAGGAATCTAGCATTTCAAGTCATTTTAATTACCGGTGATTGCTTCGGTGAATCCCTAGGCCCAGCTGTTGAACCGTTTCCCGAATGTAGATTTCCTTGTGATGTTGTATCCACGCAATTTTGTCTTCATTATGCATTTGAAACAGAAGAGAAGGCGAGAAGAACTCTGATAAATATCTCCAAGTCTTTAAAAGTTGGTGGTTACTTTTTCGGTACTATTCCTGATTCCGAATTCATTCGTTACAAGCTGAATAAAATTAGCAAAGATGTCGAGAAGCCATCATGGGGCAACTCGATATATAAAGTTAcctttgaaaataatgagtACCAaaagaatgataatgaatttccATCACCCTATGGCCAAATGTATACATACTGGCTAGAAGATGCAATTGATAATGTCCCTGAGTATGTAGTCCCATTTGAAACTTTAAGAAGTTTGGCGGATGAATATGGTATGGAATTGGAGTTACAAATGcctttcaataaatttttcgTTCAAGAAATCCCAAACTGGATAGATAAATTCTCGCCGAAGATGAGAGAAGGCCTCCAAAGATCAGATGGAAGGTTTGGTGTAGAAGGTGATGAAAAAGAAGCAGCCTCGTATTTCTATACTATGTTTGCATTCCGTAAGGTCAAGGACTATGTAGAACCTGAACTTTAA
- the PRP5 gene encoding DEAD-box RNA helicase PRP5 (similar to Saccharomyces cerevisiae PRP5 (YBR237W); ancestral locus Anc_6.148), translating into MDSVSLKDSTSTPSNTKDAVDKQRLLQERRAKLAKWKQKKIEQDLQKKSNNVTNNDANIRIRSEPVNVRDKNDEALPITAAKRIIEDVDTIPPKKESKKQKQVERKRKKKKQGQIPFTFFGDPVVYNLTGTKVDEQITTPPQIFRPGTKEIPSIETRKNEDVAIDPLEQFMDSLNANVEPRVIMNNNAGDVMDEDDDQTKLSDEQATLADDKNLEENARYAKITKRKTKKFVSEIQYNAAELEPFQKQFYVEPEEIKQMSSAEVEELRLNLDNIKVKGHDCPKPITKWSQLGLNTDVMDLITKDFGFRSLTPIQSQAIPAIMDGHDVIGISKTGSGKTISYLLPLIRHIKAQNPLMKNETGPLGLILAPTRELALQIHQEIIKFISTDTAITSICCTGGSELKQQINSLKKGVHIVVATPGRLIDLLTLNNGRLMSIKRVTFVIMDEADRLFDLGFEPQITQIMKTIRPDKQCVLFSATFPNKLRNFAMRILRDPLSITINSQSLVNERVQQRFHICANDEEKFDELLAMIEENSSEPIETTDLGKEEEEEHTPQDRKTIIFVASQQICDFIGTKLENEGYQPFSIHAGKSYQERVQNLENFKSTKNSILVATEVLSRGLNITEVSLVIIFNAVKTFAQYVHTTGRTARGNHSGVAISLILPNELNAAYIIRKAIRDNELNSHASDQITKLNEMAKDFEKGMNSGKFRLSKGFGGKGLDNLDSKREEQHIEEKRKYDTTPDLGTKGDKRNNVDKNSTTSVFVDKSTALDLTQVPKLDYKFLQDKTLDGSLTVSAKVNVNDLPQLVRWEVTKNTTLLKVKNETGCSITNKGRYYPPGQDPQNENEEPKLYLLIEGRNEKDVRLGIELLEEKVKDGVKKVEYQAIKSNKY; encoded by the coding sequence ATGGATTCTGTAAGTTTAAAAGATTCAACTTCAACTCCTTCCAACACGAAGGATGCAGTAGACAAACAACGGCTTTTACAAGAAAGACGAGCTAAATTAGCCAAAtggaaacaaaagaaaatcgaacaagatttacaaaagaaatcaaataatgttACTAACAATGATGCaaatattagaattagaTCTGAACCTGTTAATGTAAGagataaaaatgatgagGCTCTGCCGATAACAGCCGCAAAACGGATTATCGAAGATGTTGATACTATTCCGCCAAAAAAGGAATCTAAAAAACAGAAACAAGTAGAAAGGAAACgtaaaaagaagaagcaggGCCAAATTCCATTTACATTTTTTGGTGATCCAGTTGTTTACAACTTGACAGGAACCAAAGTGGATGAACAAATTACAACTCCACCTCAAATATTCAGACCAGGGACGAAAGAAATTCCTAGTATTGagacaagaaaaaatgaagatgtCGCAATAGACCCGTTAGAACAATTTATGGACTCATTAAATGCAAATGTTGAACCACGGGTCAtcatgaataataatgccGGTGATGTTAtggatgaagatgatgaccAAACAAAATTATCGGATGAGCAGGCAACCTTAGCGGATGATAAGAACCTCGAAGAGAATGCTAGATATGccaaaattacaaaaaggaaaacaaagaaatttGTGTCagaaattcaatataatgCAGCAGAATTGGAACCTTTCCAAAAGCAATTCTACGTCGAACCTGAAGAAATCAAGCAGATGTCATCCGCCGAAGTTGAGGAATTAAGGTTAAATTTAGACAATATAAAAGTAAAAGGTCATGACTGCCCTAAGCCTATTACAAAGTGGTCTCAATTAGGCCTGAATACCGACGTAATGGATTTAATCACGAAAGACTTTGGGTTTCGTTCCTTAACTCCAATACAATCTCAAGCGATCCCTGCAATCATGGATGGGCATGACGTTATTGGTATTTCAAAAACAGGGTCAGGAAAAACAATATCATATCTGCTGCCGTTAATAAGACATATAAAAGCGCAAAATCCACtgatgaaaaatgaaacagGCCCTCTGGGATTGATTCTTGCTCCTACCAGAGAACTAGCCTTACAAATACATCAAgaaattataaaatttatttCGACTGATACAGCTATTACAAGTATATGTTGTACGGGTGGTTCAGAGTTGAAGcaacaaataaatagtCTTAAGAAAGGTGTACATATCGTAGTTGCAACACCAGGGAGACTTATCGACTTATTAACTTTAAATAATGGTCGTTTGATGAGTATAAAGAGAGTAACTTTCGTCATTATGGATGAAGCTGATAGATTATTTGATCTAGGATTCGAACCTCAAATCACACAAATTATGAAAACGATCAGGCCTGATAAACAATGTGTGCTTTTCAGTGCTACGTTCCCGAATAAACTACGTAATTTTGCTATGAGGATTTTAAGAGACCCATTAAGTATAACAATAAATTCACAAAGTTTAGTTAATGAAAGAGTTCAGCAAAGATTCCATATCTGTgctaatgatgaagaaaagtTTGATGAACTGTTAGCAATGATCGAAGAGAATTCATCGGAGCCTATAGAAACCACAGATCTgggaaaagaagaagaagaagaacataCACCACAAGATAGGAAAACTATAATATTTGTTGCCAGTCAGCAAATTTGTGATTTCATTGGAACGAAACTTGAAAATGAAGGGTATCAGCCATTTTCTATCCATGCAGGCAAATCATACCAAGAAAGAGTTCAAAATTTAGAGAATTTTAAATCCACGAAAAATAGTATATTAGTGGCTACAGAAGTGCTGTCTCGTGGGCTTAACATAACTGAAGTTTCATTGGTGATAATTTTCAACGCAGTGAAAACATTTGCTCAGTATGTTCATACTACCGGTAGAACAGCTCGTGGTAACCATAGCGGTGTAGctatatcattaatattaccAAATGAACTGAATGCAGCTTATATCATACGAAAGGCGATCCGTGACAATGAGTTAAATAGTCATGCTTCCGATCAGATAACCAAGTTGAATGAAATGGCCAAGGATTTCGAAAAGGGAATGAATTCCGGTAAATTTAGATTATCTAAAGGATTTGGTGGTAAAGGTTTAGACAATTTGGACAGTAAAAGAGAAGAGCAACATATTGAAGAGAAACGTAAATATGATACCACACCAGATCTTGGTACTAAAGGGGATAAGAGAAATAATGTGGATAAGAACTCTACCACTTCTGTATTTGTTGATAAAAGTACCGCGCTTGATTTAACGCAAGTGCCTAAATTGGACTATAAATTTTTACAGGATAAGACGTTAGACGGTTCATTAACTGTTAGCGCTAAGGTAAATGTCAATGATTTACCGCAACTTGTGAGATGGGAAGTGACCAAAAACACGACTTTACTGAAAGTTAAAAATGAGACTGGATGTAGTATTACAAATAAGGGTAGATATTATCCCCCGGGCCAAGATCCTCagaatgaaaatgaagaaccCAAGTTATATTTGTTGATTGAAGGGagaaatgaaaaggatGTTAGATTAGGTATAGAATTGTTAGAGGAAAAAGTTAAAGATGGTGTTAAGAAAGTTGAATATCAAGCAATTAAGAGTAATAAATATTAG
- the NDAI0F02020 gene encoding uncharacterized protein (similar to Saccharomyces cerevisiae YBR238C and RMD9 (YGL107C); ancestral locus Anc_6.150): protein MFRYAQQSQIMKSKIPNPLAPNINSGMKLNSASTSPGNGPIPIPMSMSMTPVVVDNNEMYNHNMNNNMNNNQNHNQGHNNNENNKNNGNHFPAFTRQQSEPNFNRSHGNNQNQKQKFRPYSSRSNNNSQQHLNQQNVSMPAPMSSNHQQHPNHFMNNNNNNNNNNNNNNINHHSGSSTPVSIPGTPISGFSTPNTLSRTNTRQSQNNYHHNHYNINNNNNNNNNNQITPDSPWYQKVVAFEECVSQTLYMSQTPRRKNIKHRSEHPNSNANPLFWDSIGKAMGLYHDLINTPELNSDRVSKLVHLLHNGLRANRNQLTRMNKKPDYDSQSFHKEMTNYLCKSLREISQDVLTNKVELNEYGAMHLITAFKELLLFQESVEIWKSAINGTNVYTSNIFLNPRVVGVILPILYDNGVSYPEIQSLYEKSSSMINYFHPNLSVGMIRASLSANENEMALKLFQKLCEESTEMKYGYLIETHLSFIGECKDLNVAQTFFDKALNDEMPYKIDLQVSYVKSFLRNIWNQTHNFNHIYQIWYKSSLHYGRNVNHGISSSLNDTFFDIFFENYSNDKLEGFKTLQNLIQTYNNIKNIDEPFFNIILAKCTIWHDRNILEYIDKSYEHYHIPKTIVAFRILLKSMGSIDDANNLEILQRWIDLIKKSDEIGQRFIANADWAALRDATVTWTQFKRDHANDNGNNLPTISLSSTTTSTGYNTPIPTTGQNTPLRTPASEPNTNNSGYLLNVAITNSINNNNNNTNNPNGNNKNNTNNSANSNTEYYSHPALQAANASGAFDDIGNDSSDQGQQQQQQQQQQQETDSSAPPSSSNTIDARMVLYLKIVKRFSLYCRDSRQLARLTTGTAVKYSVLQEVLNQFQSLVVNDIPIPELQNLKPTCV from the coding sequence ATGTTCAGATATGCTCAACAATCTCAAATTatgaaatcaaaaataCCAAATCCTTTAGCTCCAAATATTAACTCAGGTATGAAATTGAACTCTGCATCTACTAGCCCAGGTAATGGAccaattccaattccaaTGTCAATGTCAATGACtcctgttgttgttgacaATAACGAAATGTATAATCATAAcatgaataataacatgaataataatcaaaatcataACCAAGGccataataacaatgaaaataataaaaacaatgGTAATCATTTCCCAGCATTTACCAGACAACAATCAGAACCAAATTTCAATCGTTCACATGGTAATAACCAAAATCAGAAACAAAAGTTTCGTCCTTATTCCTCTCGTAGCAATAACAATAGTCAACAACATCTAAATCAGCAGAATGTGTCTATGCCTGCACCAATGTCATCCaatcatcaacaacatcCGAATCATTtcatgaataataataataacaataacaacaacaacaacaacaacaatatcaaCCATCATTCTGGATCTTCTACTCCTGTTTCAATTCCTGGAACTCCAATCTCTGGTTTCTCTACGCCAAATACATTATCTCGTACAAATACTCGTCAGAGTCAAAATAACTATCACCATAATCATTacaatattaataacaataataataacaataataataatcaaatcaCTCCAGATTCTCCATGGTACCAAAAAGTCGTTGCATTCGAAGAATGCGTCTCACAAACATTATACATGTCACAAACTCCAAGAcgtaaaaatataaaacatCGTTCAGAACATCCAAATTCTAACGCAAATCCATTGTTTTGGGATTCTATAGGTAAAGCTATGGGGTTATAtcatgatttaattaaCACCCCTGAATTAAACTCTGATAGAGTCTCTAAATTGGTTCATCTTTTACATAACGGTTTAAGAGCTAATAGAAATCAATTGACTAGAATGAATAAGAAACCAGATTATGATTCTCAATCGTTCCATAAGGAAATGACAAATTACCTTTGTAAATCATTAAGAGAAATCTCTCAAGATGTATTAACAAATAAAGtagaattaaatgaatatgGTGCAATGCATCTAATTACAGcattcaaagaattattattatttcaagAATCTGTagaaatttggaaatctGCAATTAATGGAACAAACGTTTATACgtcaaatattttcttaaaCCCAAGAGTCGTGGGTGTCATTTTAccaatattatatgataatgGTGTCTCATATCCGGAAATACAATCATTATACGAAAAATCATCATCCATGATTAATTATTTCCATCCAAATTTATCAGTAGGTATGATTAGAGCATCATTATCCGCTAACGAGAATGAAATGGCTTTGAAacttttccaaaaattatGTGAAGAATCTACTGAAATGAAATATGGCTATTTGATCGAAACTCATCTTTCATTCATTGGTGAATGTAAAGATTTAAACGTAGCTCAAACTTTCTTCGATAAGGctttaaatgatgaaatgCCATATAAGATTGATTTACAAGTTTCATATGTGAAATCctttttaagaaatatttggaatcaAACTCATAATTTTAACCacatttatcaaatttggTATAAATCTTCTTTACATTACGGTAGAAACGTTAATCATGGTatctcatcatcattaaatgatactttctttgatatatttttcgaaaattattcaaatgataaattggAAGGTTTTAAGactttacaaaatttaattcaaacttataataatattaaaaatattgatgaacCATTCTTTAACATTATCTTGGCAAAATGTACCATTTGGCATGATCGTAACATtttagaatatattgataaaaGTTACGAACATTATCATATTCCAAAAACAATCGTTGCCTTTAGAATCCTATTGAAATCAATGGGATCCATTGATGATGcaaataatttggaaattttacaaagatggatagatttaattaaaaaatctGATGAAATTGGTCAAAGATTCATCGCTAATGCTGATTGGGCTGCCTTAAGAGACGCAACCGTGACATGGACACAATTCAAAAGAGATCATgctaatgataatggtaataatttaccaaccatttctttatcatcaacTACAACCAGTACAGGTTACAATACACCAATTCCAACTACTGGTCAAAATACTCCATTGAGAACTCCAGCTAGTGAACCAAACACAAATAACTCTGGTTATTTACTTAACGTTGCTATAACAAACAGtatcaacaataataataataatactaataacCCTAATggcaacaacaaaaacaatactaataatagtGCAAATTCCAATACGGAATATTATTCACATCCAGCTTTGCAAGCAGCAAACGCATCTGGTGCTTTCGATGATATCGGAAATGATTCCTCAGATCAAggacaacaacaacagcaacagcaacagcaacaacaggAAACAGATTCATCCGCTCCtccatcatcttcaaacaCCATTGACGCAAGAATGGttttatatttgaagatCGTGAAACGTTTCTCTCTTTATTGTCGTGATTCTAGGCAATTAGCTAGATTAACCACAGGAACTGCTGTTAAATACTCCGTTCTACAAGAAGTCttaaatcaatttcaatcGTTAGTTGTTAATGATATCCCAATTCCTGAATTACAAAACCTGAAACCAACATGCGTATAG
- the ERT1 gene encoding Ert1p (similar to Saccharomyces cerevisiae YBR239C; ancestral locus Anc_6.152): MVGKVLSNNEGQIMQPVITTGPPPSTTSTKRGERVTNGSNAIKSKKKVAKTPRKKTNVACINCSKWHVSCEAQRPCSRCIKKGLKDTCIDAPRKKSKYLAGIPNKDLPIPIRATESSSMNQELRLQQQQQQQQLSMQRSQQSEQQHFSNPQHIIHRSKFMSHAADSEYSILSNITNQDGGLINKIPIDALYSNIDNNSNPNTNTNTTVNSPSPTTTFDQAKNLTQMFSNQSQSQPPSQYHTPSQSFNAQSPPLRYPSSNLNVYSILLGPNSKEIISSGINLFNNHFPLIPVPKSKINYIQESNRIITTNTNTVTADDSNRIDTNNMRESSDNIITLNFKRLVPLDPSKRGSREIQYNKQINQYYLNKSTTMFPEVTGKFKTKRNVHSSSHPPSWSTISFALECESPDNIQPKNNVDWEHSLRYSTPMEIYKLINEPFSHTMGFHHLLLYLKSRFNQNDLVQMCISMAEFRPIFIACSVTLTEEDMIFMEQCYQRTLLEYSKFIEQIGTPTCIWRRTGQISYVNEEFEILTGWTKDELLNKMTFLVEILDDGSVRDYFKTFSNVAYKDFKGSEIMNHCGILTPIEGVVIECCCIWTLKRDISGLPLMILGNFMPKLG; this comes from the coding sequence ATGGTTGGCAAGGTTTTGTCGAATAACGAAGGCCAGATAATGCAGCCTGTAATAACAACTGGTCCACCTCCTTCTACAACAAGTACGAAACGCGGTGAAAGAGTTACCAACGGTTCAAACGCCATTAAATCTAAAAAAAAGGTGGCAAAGACTCCTAGGAAAAAGACTAATGTCGCATGTATAAATTGCTCTAAATGGCACGTTTCATGTGAAGCTCAGAGACCATGTTCAAGATGTATCAAGAAGGGACTCAAAGACACATGTATTGATGCACCAAGGAAGAAAAGTAAATATCTGGCTGGGATCCCTAATAAAGATCTACCAATACCTATACGAGCTACTGAATCATCATCCATGAATCAAGAACTACGATtgcaacagcaacaacaacaacagcaactGTCCATGCAACGGTCGCAACAATCAGAACAACAGCATTTCTCAAACCCACAACATATAATTCATAGATCGAAATTTATGTCTCATGCTGCAGATTCAGAATATTCCATCTTATCAAATATAACGAATCAAGATGGTGGTCTTATAAACAAAATTCCAATCGATGCCTTGTACTCTAAtatagataataattccaacccaaatacaaatacaaacacTACAGTTAATAGTCCCTCACCAACAACTACATTTGATCAGGCAAAAAATCTTACTCAAATGTTTTCTAACCAATCTCAGTCACAACCACCATCACAATATCATACTCCATCACAATCATTCAATGCACAATCTCCACCACTCCGTTACCCTTCTTCGAATTTGAACGTTTATTCAATTCTCTTAGGCCCCAATTCGAAAGAGATTATCTCATCAGGAATAAACCTATTCAATAATCATTTCCCATTAATTCCAGTGCCgaaatcaaaaataaattatattcaagaaaGTAATAGGATTATCACtacaaatacaaacacGGTCACCGCAGATGACTCAAATAGAATTGACACTAATAACATGCGTGAAAGTAgtgataatattataactttaaattttaaaagattagTACCATTGGATCCATCAAAGAGAGGTTCAAGAGAAATACAAtacaacaaacaaataaaccaatattatttaaataaatcgACCACAATGTTTCCAGAAGTGACTGGtaaatttaaaacaaaACGGAATGTTCACTCATCATCACATCCGCCATCATGGTCCACAATATCATTTGCTTTAGAATGTGAATCACCTGATAACATTCAGCCTAAAAACAATGTTGATTGGGAACATTCTCTTCGATATTCTACACCAATGGAAATATACAAACTAATCAATGAACCCTTTTCACATACGATGGGGTTCcatcatttattattatatttaaaatcAAGATTCAATCAAAATGATTTGGTACAAATGTGTATCTCCATGGCAGAATTCCGTCCCATTTTCATTGCATGTTCTGTCACTTTaactgaagaagatatgATATTTATGGAACAATGTTATCAAAGAACTTTATTagaatattcaaaattcatTGAACAAATTGGGACCCCCACATGTATATGGAGACGAACGGGACAAATTTCATATgttaatgaagaatttgaaatcttGACTGGTTGGactaaagatgaattattaaataagaTGACATTTCTTGTAGAGATATTAGATGATGGTAGTGTTAGAGATTATTTTAAAACTTTCTCAAATGTTGCATATAAGGATTTCAAAGGGAGTGAAATTATGAATCATTGTGGTATATTGACCCCCATTGAAGGTGTTGTAATTGAATGTTGTTGCATATGGACTTTGAAAAGAGATATTTCAGGGTTACCACTTATGATATTGGGAAATTTCATGCCTAAACTGGGataa
- the ARC1 gene encoding Arc1p (similar to Saccharomyces cerevisiae ARC1 (YGL105W); ancestral locus Anc_6.153) produces the protein MSTGLVATFKNLTIAKNVNSLTREQSALATQWESITKNGTAELQENLDQLNLFLRDNSFLCATQQPTVTDVIVFEPIFPIVKQLVSSTKDIKDVYNKYRHILRWSDFLQQLLSIPQSSQLSLNYDLELTHEIIEKKKKPAVAAAAADAKTAEATTPAAAKDKPAKEAKGPRGKPDEETLKKLREEAKAKKAAKKAAQATAQAEQAKKADEMPSPSIIDFRVGFIQKAIKHPDADSLYVSTIDVGDAEGPRTVCSGLVKHFPLEAMQERYVVVVCNLKPVNMRGIKSTAMVLCASTDEKVEFVEPPKGSKAGDKVFFEGLGDEEPLKQLNPKKKLWEKLQPLFSTTSDLNVVFKDEENKKDLKLTNAKGEDFKVASLVDAQVR, from the coding sequence ATGTCCACTGGATTAGTAGCCACATTCAAAAACTTAACCATTGCCAAGAATGTCAACTCTTTAACTAGAGAACAATCTGCTTTAGCCACACAATGGGAATCAATTACCAAGAACGGTACCGctgaattacaagaaaacTTAGATCAATTGAATCTATTCTTGAGGGATAACTCATTCTTATGTGCCACTCAACAACCAACCGTCACTGACGTCATTGTCTTTGAACCAATCTTCCCTATAGTTAAACAACTTGTATCAAGTACAAAAGACATTAAAGATGTATACAACAAATATAGACATATCTTAAGATGGTCCGATTTCTTACAACAGTTATTATCTATCCCACAATCTTCTCAATTATCATTGAATTACGATTTGGAATTGACTCATGAAATCATcgagaagaagaagaaaccGGCCGTCGCCGCCGCTGCTGCTGATGCCAAGACTGCTGAAGCTACCACCCCAGCTGCTGCCAAGGATAAACCAGCCAAGGAAGCTAAGGGTCCAAGGGGTAAAccagatgaagaaactttgaagaaattgagaGAAGAAGCTAAAGCTAAAAAAGCCGCCAAGAAGGCTGCTCAAGCCACCGCACAAGCTGAGCAAGCTAAGAAAGCTGACGAAATGCCATCTCCATCGATCATTGATTTCCGTGTTGGGTTCATTCAAAAGGCTATCAAACATCCTGATGCTGATTCTCTTTATGTTTCCACTATTGATGTAGGTGACGCGGAAGGTCCAAGAACTGTCTGTTCCGGGTTAGTTAAGCATTTCCCATTGGAAGCTATGCAAGAACGTTACGTTGTCGTCGTTTGTAATTTGAAACCAGTTAATATGAGAGGTATTAAATCCACTGCTATGGTCTTATGTGCTAGTACTGATGAAAAAGTTGAATTTGTCGAACCTCCAAAGGGTTCTAAGGCTGGTGATAAAGTTTTCTTTGAAGGGCTTGGTGATGAAGAAcctttgaaacaattaaacccaaagaaaaaattatggGAAAAATTACAACCTCTTTTCTCTACAACTAGCGATTTGAACGTTGTCTtcaaagatgaagaaaacaaaaaggACTTGAAATTGACTAACGCTAAAGGTGAAGATTTTAAAGTCGCTTCCCTTGTTGATGCTCAAGTTCGTTAA